In the Acidobacteriota bacterium genome, one interval contains:
- a CDS encoding cupin domain-containing protein, with protein MTVELEGGCLVTTIDAGEAITQGNVKIRHQVGHHTGAQAISLRVLEFGEGLSKGIRNPDCDAVQYVLAGSGKLFVAGQAYDLEPDMGIYIKPEETFAIENPNREALVLISCECPEPQTPSAFVEWRAAPHSQTDKPRRCVRLADRKAQSTADRWYRVLIDTEVGSQQVTQFVGSIPPGRAPDHFHTYEEVIVILRGTGRMWAGKTHTPIAQGSCIFLPKKQVHCLENTGDGELRLLGIFYPAGSPAVRYDAK; from the coding sequence ATGACTGTTGAACTCGAAGGCGGTTGTCTGGTGACAACGATTGATGCAGGCGAAGCGATTACGCAAGGCAATGTAAAAATCCGCCATCAGGTCGGGCATCACACCGGCGCGCAGGCGATTTCGCTTCGCGTGCTGGAATTTGGCGAAGGTTTATCGAAAGGCATTCGCAACCCTGATTGTGATGCGGTGCAATACGTGCTTGCGGGGAGCGGCAAATTATTCGTTGCCGGTCAGGCTTACGATCTCGAACCCGATATGGGGATTTACATTAAACCCGAAGAGACGTTCGCGATTGAGAATCCCAACCGCGAAGCCCTAGTGTTAATCAGTTGCGAATGTCCCGAACCGCAAACCCCATCCGCTTTTGTTGAATGGAGGGCTGCGCCTCACTCGCAAACCGATAAGCCTCGGCGCTGTGTTCGACTGGCTGACCGCAAAGCGCAATCGACGGCAGACCGCTGGTATCGCGTGCTGATTGATACGGAAGTCGGAAGTCAACAGGTGACGCAGTTCGTCGGTTCGATTCCGCCCGGTCGCGCGCCCGATCATTTTCACACTTACGAAGAAGTGATTGTGATTTTGCGCGGCACGGGGCGCATGTGGGCAGGCAAAACTCATACGCCGATAGCCCAAGGGTCGTGCATTTTTCTACCGAAAAAACAGGTGCATTGTCTCGAAAATACCGGCGACGGCGAATTGCGTTTGCTTGGGATTTTTTATCCGGCGGGCAGTCCCGCGGTGCGTTACGATGCAAAGTAG